The following DNA comes from Cucumis sativus cultivar 9930 chromosome 7, Cucumber_9930_V3, whole genome shotgun sequence.
ATAGGATATCTTTGGTAAGGTTGACCAGCTTGATTGTGCGAGTTGGTTGGCCATTTTGTTGCCAAAGCTTTCCACTGGTTTACTAGTTCTTGAGgtgtatataataaatatagctTTTAATCCCAAGTTTCTTACTGTAGTTGGAATGGATTGTATAGCCTTCATTGTTGTGTTGTCTTCTCGTTGTGAAGTTATGAAACATTGCTTCATTGCATTCCACACTTCACTTCTAATGGCTTTTTGGTGAAGATTCGCAAGTCATCAACCATTTTCTTACAGAGGGTATTTGAAGATATAGGGCCACTGAGTGTTCTTTTATTTGGTAATAATCTCTCTAAGGGCCACTCTGTCACTTTTACATGATAATAATCTCtctatattgtaattttgaaaaataagagagaTTATCAGAAGATTTTGTCTGATTCTtatggtattttttaaatatagaccatgagatatatattaattaatttagttgtttgcaatcaattcaattattaaatgaaCATGATTGAATTACGATACATGTAATCACAAGCAAAGAGATTGCTTTTATAATAGAAGACTTTAGAAAaccctttatatatatatagattattcAAAGTACATTGAATCCAAAGAATGAAAGTGATGAAGAGAAATTATCTTGCTTGATATAATAATCTTCAATACGAAACTTCCTtcaatcaataaatatataaattaaaattctctTTCCCTATGTAAATCAAACTACGATGGATTGAGTTAGGGTTCTTCCTTTtgtaagaataaataaaaattcaatttatacaCCAATTCCTTGGCTtctaattttactattttttcgAAGAATCTCACTATTTTACTATTCACgcatatttaaaaatgccATGTACTACTCTAGTTAATAACTATGAACGTCAAGATTGTTCTATCAAATAAGGTAACATTTCTCTATGAGttttaaagagagagagaggaattaaaattaacattatataatctaaacatttttcaagagaaaattatttaattatgtctttaagcaaagaaaaaaaaaatcctttgaCTTTTTCtatagtttcattttcaatttcaccTTAATCTcgtaaaacaaaattatatgaacatttgtttgaaaaggcaattatactcttttttttttatgaagcAATTTGATTCTTTCCAAAACCAACGAAATGAATAGACCTTTTGAAATAGGAAAAGTAAACCCTcatatgaaatataaagaaagactcaaagtaaatagttttagattatatcaattatagGTATCGATACATTGCTATATTATTGAGAGAGTCTATAgatatgatataatatgaaattttgttgtattttttaaaaatgtttctaacaatatatcaaaaaaatattatcaattatgttaaaatattattttagtctCTTTACTTCAAAAATGGTTcagttttggtttttatacTTTGAAATGTCTAATTTCGTTCTATAACACAAATTATCTTAAGTTTACTGTTGACgatgtattaaaaaatgttttattatgatttgtattaacaattttactatatattttaaaactatatatttctttgcataaaaataaatattattaaaaccAATCACAGTGACAAAGTAAAgtagaaagttgaaaataatatttcatatgtGCCAACACTTTGGATATTGTAGTATATAgtcttgattttgtttggatttgATCAAAAGGGGATATCATTGaatcattttaaaagaaaaggaaagacatTGTTTCTctaagaagataaaataaagGCATACTTGATTATGACATTgtaatgatattatatttttcccTTTAATGAACAAACTCAAGAAAGTGCATTCAGATATTTTATTGGGAACAAAAATCTCTTCTCATGATAATgtatttctcaatttttaattttttaatttttaattttaccttTATGTtggagtttttcttttcttttatattatattataatgttcTATTTTACACCATACTACTTGTAATCATGGCTTTTGTTGTAAAATTAGAATGTCACAAACTAAGGCCTATAAGATGTATAAATACAATAGCTTGTGATCAAATTTGTATATGAGTGTTAAAATATCACTTTAgctaaactatatattttttaattacaatcttttaaaaaatcaaaataatataaacttaaaatttagatgGAAATAATTGTCCTATTGGCTAATATAGGGTTATTATGGCAACtttgaatcaatttttttttttacagatcCTAGTTGAATTAAACTCCAAACAATATTTATAGTAATAAAATTGTGAAATGGAGATTTTCAATTGCTTGTTTAAAGCTGAGATCTACGTGGAAACAGATGTAAATCATATTGATATAGTTTGAATTATTGATTAagattcaataataaaataaatgtaaagatagtggaaataaaaaataaaaaataaaaaggatgGTAATGAGAATGGGAGAGGAAATGAGAGAGCATTTGTTGCAAAATAAATATCTCAACAACGTATTccataattcaattatttaatatatatatttacatatttgtttaaaattagtatCACACGCCAAGCGCGTGCAAGAAATATCTAAACCTATTAGGctaaatcaatatataaagtaagatataataaaatagtatttgTTAGTCCTTCAATTTCACACTTTTATAAGCTGAGttatttgagataaaatattacattatgtaatattatataaaccCATTTTTGGTACTaatctctaattaattataataaagaaacattttaaaaacaacaaaataaattaaaatttttgattAAATGATAGAAGcatatcattcatttttaacGTTTATTAcgaataaaatctaaaatttttactatatattataaatattttgttaaaaattttctctaataaataaattttggtgtgattttattattttttatttttctggtATGATAGAAAGTCGAACTAAAATATTCTtataaaagtattatatatatatatttttaccaaaataaacaatttgaaattataataagcATATGGaaggttttaaaaataataaaatagaaacagCAAAGGCAAAGTAGAGATActaaactaatatttaaagtaaacaaaaagggtaagagagaagaaaatggaggGGGGGGTTATAGATCACGCGCGAAAAAATATCGGAAAGGGGCGTGGGGAGAGAGAGCAGTTAGTCGTTTTGTGTTTGAGGAAATGCAAAACGCTGAGGTTTTTGTAGATAAAAATATCTGGCTGACATTGGCGGAAGATATTTATATGGACGATGACGTGGAATTTAGCTGACGCTTTTTACACGTGTAAAAGCGTAACGCCCATGTGGAGcctttttatttggttttcgcccccaaaaaaaaaccacaaaacaAACTTCTTTCACcgcttctctctctctctctctctccctctccatTTCTCCACGAGCTTGAATCCCCAGAGGGTTTCGGACCTAAATTTTCTCCCaccatttcaattttctctttgATTTCATCCTCCATTTTTGGCTCTTCCGAATCGTTTCTCCTTCTTTTTGATCCCTCCGAAATGGGTGACTCTCATACGCCGTCGTTTCTCTCCCCGCCGCTTGCAGATCGACAATCACCCATGCCGCTGGCCTCTGCTACTACCGACTCCACTGGCTTCAACTCGGAATCTCACTCTTCTTCCATTACTCTTGATGGGTCCAAGCATTTTTTCGATTCTCATCATTGTTCGCAACTGGATGCGGTAAATTGTGATTCTATCCTTTTTGGCAGgcttgatttttgtttttgtttttttttcccctcgGTACGAACGAGTTGTTTGCGGATTTTACTTTTGTTCCCTCTTTGAATGTAGCGTTAGGAGAGGACTAGGAGATCGTGTGACcttttctttgctttcttgAAACTTATATGTCTGATTATAAGTGATTCTGTTGCTTTTGTGGCGCCTTTAGAAATTTAATGGTAAAGTGGTTTTTGGGTATCTCCCATTTGGAGTTATGAAACTTGCAAGACAGTGGAGGTGTTTATGTACTTGCTTATAACTGGAGTTTCAGTTCCGTGTCTTTAccttttttctgtttattaATCCCCTTTTTCACCTTTGCGATTCAATGGCTGTGGAGAAGAAATTCTTTTTGCaatgtttgatttattatttatcttttccgTTTGTATCCGTGTTTAGTGTTTATGTGTATTAATTAGGTcgtgtttgtttttgttatctatttggtttttggtttttaatttttgacaaCTAAGCCTATACACTTTCTTTTACCTCTACTTTTTatcaatgttttcaaaatcagGCCAAATTATCGAGTGTTGAAtgatttcattaaattatagatCAAAGTCAcgtcttttaaaattttagttaatggAAATGATTTCTCAATTGAATTCTTGTGAACAGGAGCAAACACATTGGACAGACGAGAAACATAGATTATATCTTGATTCTTTAGAAGCATCTTTTGTCCAAGATTTGCATCAACATAGGCCTATGCATGCTTTATCCCCAAAACAGAAGATGCGTCGGAAGCCGATCAGGCCTGATATATCTTCTTCAGAGGTGAGGCAACACATCCACAAAAAGAGTGGGAGTGAGTTTCCTATCTCATTCCTCTACCTTCTTAATGATTTCCTCTTgttatatgtttcttttttagttgatGGTCCTTCAAGATGCCTCTTGGCAGAAGGCTAACATTGGGAGGAATGATCCTTTATTGGATAAGACTGCTGATTCTCCTGCTATTTTAGAGGATCTATGGATAAATCATTTTCCTTCTGCAGGAAAGCAGTGTAGTTTGGAAACTCCTGATCTCCTTGAAGAATGTGAAAGTTGTAGTGATAGGAGACACATAAGATACATGACGAACTCCTGTAGATCTGCCAGAAATTCTCAGCCGACCCGTCCATGCTGTTGTAATTCTTATACAATCATTACAGGTAATTTGATCAGTGCCATATGTTCTTGAAAGTTTCTCTTCTAgaattttcatctcttttatgTAGTTGGTTGGGTTCTTTATGTACTCTTTTCTTATGTCTGAGTGGTATCCAATCTACCCCTCAATCTCCTCTTGTAGACACACCTGAACACATCGTTCATGTTTACCAAACCCCTTACTGGAGAAAGTTTTCCAGACTCTCACTTTTTGTTGAAGACCTTctaatatactaaaatttgtaATCTATATTCTCAATACTCATTATGCATGTACATTAACTGTGAATTGCGGTCTTCCAATCATATTTTGTAATGGTGAAGGTTTTAACTTTtgcaataattattttggctGTAGTATTTCCCTCTAGCACCATTTAGATGCACTCACTTTTctgatttaattttgtgttggTGTACCAATATGACCATCACTTTGTGATGTTCCCACCTGGCACGCCACAGTACTGCATCAGTTGAAGTTTTGCAaatcttctttccaaaattatcACGTGTTTGCCTAAACTTTGTGTTCTCCAAATGTATGTCTTGAGCATGTGAGTTGTAAAATCTGTAAGTGAATCTTAGGATATTGTGTTATCTTCTTAGCATTGGAAATTCTACATgctttgatatattaattGGATAGTTTCAACGGTTTTCAGTGTTGTTATAGCTTTGTTCCCATAGCATGTTTTTAGTGTTTACAGATGCACACCAGGGTTACAAGATTTAATGTCATACTTCTTCATGTTATATTTCAATTAAGAATTCATGTTCTCACTGATTGCATATCTTATTCATTTGAAGACGTTCGATGAGTTAGTGGAAAAGTACAAATCCTTTCTTTAAAGTTAAATGAGCACTTGTGTGCATTGTATCAGTGGaagaaacaattaaaactGAGTAGACATGTCTGGGATAGTGGGATGGACTGCATTATGGATACTGATGAACTACTAGATGAAGCTAGGCTGATGTTACTAATTTTAGGACAGTAGCTGTTTAGGAATGAATCAAAACAGAAAATCTTGGGATGATAAGATTTTGGTCAACTTAGAGGAGCCACGAGGCATACAGAACTATCCTTCtttaatgaatgaaaatgattCCGACAGACAGAGCTACTTCAATATTGGAGTtgaaccaaaagaaaagagcaGTTGTGGTTGTGGTGACACTCCAACATGTCTCAATCAGTGAGATTCTCATAAAGATTTCTATTTCCCCTTTGAATATGTATAAATGTTCCGGAAGAGTAGAAAACCTGCTGcagaataattttattgttattcaTAATTCTGCAAGAAATAACAAATAGATGCTTTAAAGAGAACAATGTTTGTTTAATCAAAGGACGAGATGCCAAAGGGAAAGTTCTTCCTTTCTCATCTTAGGTGCATGCTGCTACCACACTTCCTGTTGAAGAAGTCTCCCTGACATAGCttggaatttaaaaaaaatatcaatttcataAGATTCATAATTTGGAAATAATTGATGCTACATACGTTATTGCTACCATTGCAAAGTTTAATGTGATTTTCCTGTTGCAAACTAATTTGGTGTCTTTTATCTCTTCATTTTGTCTTCTATGCAGAAGTTTCAGATCAAAACTTTGTGGATAATCAACCAGGAGAGTTGTCTAGTGGCATGCCTATTGcaaaaagattaaagaaagctTCTTCTGATTTTTCAGACAGTGCCCAGGTTAATCATGGGACTACCTTAGACTTTTCTTTAGATATCTTATAATTTCATCATCTAAATGATCTGAGACTGATATGCTGCTATTAATCTCTTAGGTTGTACCATTTAAAAGATTAtcctaaaaaagataaaaaaccAGATGGCATATCTTCTGAGCATCTTCAAAACTTTGTGCCTCCAAATTCAGATTTGTGTTACTGCGTAAGAGGGAGCGACAACAATTCATTCCAACATGTGAACAGCCAGATTTGTGATAcggttttgttttcatttcagAAGAGCATTGTAAAGAAAGTAAGGAAAGtgacaacaataattttaccAGAAGATCTGCGGCAGTAAGGAGAAAATATGTTTGTATATGGTACAAGCTAAACTTTTACGTAGTTCAAATATTGAGTGAAATACATGTTGACCCTATCTTTTCTCctggtttcctttttcttggAGTTTAAAAGGATGGAAATTCTACAACTAGATGTAGGGAAAGAATATACATGCTATAGAGAAGCTAGACACCCTGATAGTGAGATAGATACACaacctttttaaatttgtttgaaatactCCCATTATTAAGTTTTGTTAGAAACCTCAAGTGTAAATCATTACATAAATCAAAATGTGTCATTCTTTTGTGACACTGAAAAAGAGTTGAGCAAacttattgattttctttatgGGGTAAAGTTTTTTCATTGTATTGTTATCTTGTTGTAGTACTCTTACCGaatgatttgatatttgttacttttgctGGTTGCATTTGTAATTTCTACTTCAACTTAGCTTCATCTAGATCTATTTTTCTCACTCTGCTTCTAGGCAACAACATTTGGGCTCGAGCATTTTTGAGGACATAATTACAcgtaataaaataatagagcCTTTCTCTTGTTTATGGAGTCTATCTCAGATGGTTGATGACAATATACTTACAGGGTTTATGGAGTCTATCTCAGATGGTTGATGACAATATACTTACAGGGTTAAGTGCTTTATTAAATGTTGATTTATTCCATCAAGTAAAACTCTCGGTAATACTAAACAATTTTGTCAAGCAGTTGGAAGAGTGCTTGAGTATTTTTTAGTGCAATGTTTGATTGGAGTTCCATTTTTAGTTAGTTTGaggctccctcttttttttttctgggaGAACCATGTATTACTCCTCaaacttttgtatttgataaaaGTTCATGCACGGCTGACAGTACGGAATTTTTTGCTGGAATTTTGAACTTCATGCTGGTTAAGAACTTAAGTGTGATTGCTAGTGCAGTTGGGGGTCTAATGTGCTTTGATAATGTCGTTAGTAGCGTCATCATTTGTCATTTGCTCGTGTGTGTGAAGGTGAGTGTTGAACATTCCTTGTCAAATTGGGTTAATAAAGTGATAATGCATGTGGTTGATTATGAGATCTCACTTGACCATGCTTATAAGGAGAGGTGATTGTTGATTTGGTTTTCTGGTTCGACTAAGAACCAAACTGAATGGAtggttttataaaagaaagaacacCTATGtccaataaagaaaaaaagattaaggATTGACAAAGAGCCCAGAGgtatatcaaatattaaatgaagATCGGACATTAAACAACCTCTTAATACCAAAACCTAAAACCTAACACTTTTTCTTAAAGTCTTGTTGTTGGAAAAACATGTTCAATGAAATTCATGCGACCTTCACACGTCACCTACTGATTTGTCATTTGAGAGAAGAGATCCCTCGAAAACTCGAAAAATTATAGGTGGTGCATGTCAACTTTGATGTTTAAAGTTAGTTTGTATCGTATGgtaaaataaagttaatattACGGAAttatcatattatttatataatggaTCTAAACGagataaaatttcaaaatgttagaTTAAATCAATACAAGTAAATTGACTGGGGTTGACTAGCTTCGGCCTAAACCTTGAGGCTGAGTTAAGTTTTTGGATCGAGTGATTCACTTATCTTCAATTGTGGTCTGTCAAGGGTAAGTCACGGAAGAGACAAACTCGTTGCTGAGGTGGGCCTTTTGGGTTAAATTAGTGATGGctcattttcaaaagaaaaaatatacatttgtaagtttcaaaactacttttttttttaaaaaaaatatgactaTTCTTCTAATTGTCCCTTAAACAAAGATCGTTAAAACTAAGTAGGTTATCATTGagaatattgtttaaaatgttaaaaatagcAGTTTAATCACTCAACTTTACAATAATcttattatgttttgttttcaatatttttttagtttcattaaatctcaaattaaCATTTGTCATAAtgcttttagaaaaatatattcaaataaacGAATGTGTTCTCTTATATTATTTCGAATGATTTTGGATCGAATagataattaacataaaataaaaatagaaactatcaagttaaaaaaaaaaaactagttagGCCAAAAATAGCACCTTAGGTCCAAAATATGCCAAAGAGAAGCATCACTCTAGAAAACAAGAAACCGGGTGTACTCATTCGATTAACCAAacttatttcttaatttagaTGCAACTGAAGTGATTGAAGCATAAATTTGTTGTTAAGagatataacaattttgagaCCCTCAAACtatacaattattaaaattaaacaaaaaaaaagaaaaacttacataattttaaaacggAAAATAAGATTGAAAGCATTagtatataaaacaatattttaaaaagtttatcaattatAGAAAGTAATATTATTTAGGTAATATTGTTGGTTAGATTTCTATAAATTACAATGCTTCCATATGAGTAAGTTAATAGAAAAGTTGTGAATGCCATTTACAAACcattaaattaatgaaacaTCTTGCTCttaatcaaaatctaaaatcaatTGACCCTATTTTCAAAGATAGTTAGTCATCTTCATCATTCCCTCTCCTTTTGCTCTGACCCAATTGGCTATAAATGTTGAAAACGAGTCAATTCCTCACCATTTTTCAACAACCCATTTCCCCAACTTTTGGTTTTTCCCCCAAATCTCGTTAACTCATCGATTTGCCAAATGGGTATCTTTTCAAAGCAAAAAATCTGGAGAGCAGGAACGACCCATGATGATTCGATGGGGTTTAATGGGGTTTCTGCAGCGAGCAAGAGGAAATGGACCCGTTTTTTGCCTTTGTTTGTGGCCATTGTGGTTATAGCAGAGATCGCTTCTCTCAGTCGGCTAGATATGGCGAAAAATGCGGCTATGGTGGATTCTTGGGTCGACTTGTTCTATGGATCTCCGGTTTTGCAAGAAGGGAATGAAGGTGGTAGTAAAACGGGCACTGAAATTTCTGTTGATGATGGAGGGATTGATGGAATTAGCTGTGAGGAGTGGCTGGAGAAGGAGGATGCCGTGGAGTATTCTAGGGACTTCAAAAGGGAACCTGTTTTGGTTTCTGGCTCCGAGAAGGTTCTTTCTATCTCTTCTTGTGTGTATCTTTGTCGCTTGGAGTTTTGATTTTAGTGGTGTTTTGGCTTGAAGAAGTACGTTGTTAGTCACTTAATCATATTATGTATTTGCAATTCAAGAGTTGCTTAGTTAATTCTTATACACGTCTTTTTACTTGTCTCACTGTCTAATTGTTTGCCTATGTATGAATTTGTAAGATTTCTTACTGGAACTGCTCGATTTTGTTGTGTTCCATACTGTGATGGTTCACAGCTCTTAATGACATCCTTCAGTTACGCAATTGAGTTTTCTGGCCATTGATTGCTGTAGG
Coding sequences within:
- the LOC101204925 gene encoding cold-regulated protein 27 isoform X1, with translation MGDSHTPSFLSPPLADRQSPMPLASATTDSTGFNSESHSSSITLDGSKHFFDSHHCSQLDAEQTHWTDEKHRLYLDSLEASFVQDLHQHRPMHALSPKQKMRRKPIRPDISSSELMVLQDASWQKANIGRNDPLLDKTADSPAILEDLWINHFPSAGKQCSLETPDLLEECESCSDRRHIRYMTNSCRSARNSQPTRPCCCNSYTIITEVSDQNFVDNQPGELSSGMPIAKRLKKASSDFSDSAQVVPFKRLS
- the LOC101204925 gene encoding cold-regulated protein 28 isoform X2, which translates into the protein MGDSHTPSFLSPPLADRQSPMPLASATTDSTGFNSESHSSSITLDGSKHFFDSHHCSQLDAEQTHWTDEKHRLYLDSLEASFVQDLHQHRPMHALSPKQKMRRKPIRPDISSSEVRQHIHKKSGRKQCSLETPDLLEECESCSDRRHIRYMTNSCRSARNSQPTRPCCCNSYTIITEVSDQNFVDNQPGELSSGMPIAKRLKKASSDFSDSAQVVPFKRLS